From Longimicrobium sp., one genomic window encodes:
- a CDS encoding B12-binding domain-containing radical SAM protein, producing the protein MSAIHVPGAPALRQPELVGSDSLYVPSGPAGFRRVLLLNPPVYDAQYWARWSQPAGLLRIATYLRTQGYDVTLIDCMEADAKGFVTKRRHKAVEGPAAYVRGDISRAIWHFGLSWDEVRQRMGSMPRPDEVWIGSVMTYWWESTRDAVLLARELFPGARICVGGIYPTLAPDHAARNLGGADYVFMGELKAASECRTDLSLYETPPTYAILTSSRGCPWDCNYCAARTLNGGSNKVRGREAEDVVDEIEDKMRRFGIRHFGFYEDNALVLRGHLKRILELIIERGLKVTLYAPEGFETRLLDYETLRVMKKAGFRKVHLPFETLKWETNEGWNRRHASTASFEAALDAAIRAGFKPRTEEINAFVLFGLPDDNLQDIMDGVTYVHHMVGSVIPMLFTPVPGTNVYREHAEYLHGEMGWDLQHLNGKLLPFLEYNQRRYTGLKASDYLQLEALMSILNNGKFLSRAIDLCDSSAGSRAFRSAALENRTRTATNWTVAEAPLACLGGASRAD; encoded by the coding sequence ATGAGCGCCATCCACGTACCCGGCGCCCCGGCACTCAGGCAACCGGAGTTGGTGGGTTCGGATAGCCTCTACGTGCCTAGCGGACCCGCGGGGTTCCGGCGCGTACTGCTGCTGAACCCGCCTGTCTACGACGCCCAGTACTGGGCACGCTGGAGCCAGCCCGCCGGCCTGCTCAGGATCGCGACCTATCTCCGCACCCAAGGCTATGACGTCACCCTCATCGACTGCATGGAGGCCGACGCCAAGGGGTTCGTAACCAAGCGGCGGCACAAGGCTGTCGAGGGGCCGGCCGCCTATGTGCGGGGCGACATCAGCCGAGCCATCTGGCACTTCGGGCTGTCTTGGGATGAGGTCAGGCAGCGCATGGGGTCCATGCCTCGCCCGGACGAGGTGTGGATCGGCTCGGTGATGACCTATTGGTGGGAAAGCACCCGAGACGCGGTGCTCCTCGCGCGGGAGCTGTTTCCGGGCGCCCGCATCTGCGTTGGTGGGATTTACCCCACCCTCGCGCCCGACCACGCGGCCCGGAACCTGGGCGGCGCGGACTATGTTTTCATGGGCGAACTCAAGGCGGCCAGCGAGTGCCGAACCGACCTCTCGCTTTATGAGACGCCCCCGACGTACGCGATCCTCACCAGTAGCCGCGGTTGCCCGTGGGACTGCAACTACTGCGCGGCGAGAACCCTGAACGGCGGCTCCAACAAGGTCCGCGGCCGCGAGGCCGAAGACGTTGTCGACGAGATCGAGGACAAGATGCGCCGGTTCGGGATCCGGCACTTCGGCTTCTACGAGGATAACGCGCTCGTGCTGCGCGGTCATTTGAAGCGCATCTTGGAACTGATCATCGAAAGGGGCCTGAAGGTCACGCTCTATGCGCCGGAAGGGTTCGAAACGCGCCTGCTGGACTATGAGACGCTGCGGGTGATGAAAAAGGCCGGGTTCCGGAAAGTGCACCTCCCGTTCGAAACGCTGAAGTGGGAGACAAATGAAGGATGGAACCGCAGGCACGCCAGCACCGCCTCTTTCGAGGCGGCGCTCGATGCAGCCATCCGCGCGGGGTTCAAGCCGCGGACTGAAGAGATCAACGCGTTCGTCCTCTTCGGCCTTCCGGACGACAACCTGCAGGACATCATGGACGGCGTCACCTATGTCCACCACATGGTCGGGTCGGTGATCCCCATGCTCTTTACGCCGGTGCCGGGCACCAATGTGTACCGGGAGCACGCGGAGTATCTGCACGGCGAGATGGGCTGGGATCTCCAGCACCTGAACGGCAAGCTGCTGCCGTTCCTCGAGTACAACCAACGCCGCTACACCGGTCTCAAGGCCTCTGACTACCTGCAGCTCGAGGCGCTGATGTCGATCCTCAACAACGGCAAGTTCCTCTCGCGCGCAATCGACCTGTGCGATAGCAGTGCGGGAAGTCGGGCGTTCCGGAGTGCCGCGCTGGAGAACCGCACCCGGACGGCAACGAATTGGACAGTAGCCGAAGCGCCGCTAGCATGCCTCGGCGGCGCGTCCCGTGCGGATTGA
- a CDS encoding metalloregulator ArsR/SmtB family transcription factor, protein MLREPTPEAQAPPPGCTDPAKVERLRTRLNADVVERIVDEMRVLTDATRVRIVWALTHEREICVSEFVELLHPLKQSSVSHALSALRSAGVVRKRPEGKVAYYSLKTDTIRDFLNERIDKATRA, encoded by the coding sequence ATGTTACGCGAGCCCACCCCCGAAGCGCAGGCTCCGCCCCCGGGCTGCACCGATCCTGCCAAGGTCGAGCGCCTCCGGACGCGCCTGAATGCGGACGTCGTCGAACGAATCGTGGACGAGATGCGGGTGCTGACCGACGCGACGCGGGTACGCATCGTCTGGGCACTGACACACGAACGGGAAATCTGCGTCTCGGAATTCGTCGAACTCCTGCACCCGCTCAAGCAGTCCTCCGTTTCCCATGCGTTGTCGGCGCTCCGGTCGGCCGGTGTCGTCCGCAAGCGGCCGGAAGGGAAGGTGGCCTACTACTCCTTGAAAACCGATACAATCCGGGACTTCCTCAATGAGCGAATCGACAAAGCCACGCGCGCCTAA
- a CDS encoding SH3 domain-containing protein, translating into MAILEDRLRFEGPMAQLIREAETRQEMMRLHNDVSGALSSLVDRAELIREYADRAVSSSSFASVLAMSEIAREAASRTPNLPIEGILAAQERWFSSLTTVIAQTSIRALTERLVVPTPDFGFRIHNALDAVAFALPTAFDDMRDRIPDWAHAIAEDLAEQAEESFNACVDNRSIEQYFLDLLGSLGVPDAARRPLTLILIVMLPVAAEFSGYEWGRWRDGDAQEEVRQREISLGQHVEDLGATLDSLLQIAENPPRPARVIRSAWLRDGPSTTAGKVGAVLAPGSDLIVYERKGGWLRVQVELVPGEVRSGWVFGRLARYR; encoded by the coding sequence ATGGCGATCCTGGAGGACCGACTACGCTTCGAGGGTCCGATGGCCCAACTGATCCGTGAAGCCGAGACGCGGCAGGAGATGATGCGGCTGCACAATGACGTCAGTGGCGCGCTGAGCTCGCTCGTGGATCGGGCAGAGTTGATTCGGGAGTACGCCGATCGGGCGGTGAGCAGCTCGAGCTTCGCGTCGGTGCTCGCGATGAGCGAAATAGCGCGCGAAGCCGCCTCCCGAACGCCCAATCTCCCGATCGAGGGCATCCTCGCCGCGCAGGAGCGATGGTTTTCGTCGCTCACCACTGTGATAGCCCAGACGTCCATTCGCGCCCTCACGGAACGTTTGGTGGTGCCGACGCCCGACTTCGGCTTCCGGATACACAACGCACTCGACGCCGTCGCGTTCGCTTTGCCGACCGCCTTCGATGACATGCGGGACCGGATTCCAGACTGGGCACACGCAATCGCGGAGGACCTGGCCGAGCAAGCGGAGGAGAGCTTCAACGCTTGCGTCGACAACCGCAGCATCGAGCAGTATTTCCTCGACCTGCTCGGCTCGCTGGGCGTTCCGGACGCGGCCCGGCGGCCGCTGACGTTGATTCTGATCGTCATGCTTCCGGTGGCCGCGGAGTTCTCCGGATACGAGTGGGGTCGCTGGCGTGACGGGGACGCGCAGGAGGAGGTGCGCCAGCGCGAGATTTCACTTGGGCAGCATGTGGAGGACCTAGGAGCGACCCTGGACAGCCTGCTGCAGATCGCCGAGAACCCGCCGCGGCCAGCGAGGGTCATACGGTCCGCCTGGCTCCGCGATGGTCCCAGCACCACGGCCGGCAAGGTTGGCGCGGTACTCGCGCCCGGTAGCGACCTCATCGTCTACGAGCGAAAAGGCGGCTGGCTCCGCGTCCAGGTGGAGTTGGTACCTGGCGAGGTCAGAAGCGGTTGGGTGTTCGGGAGGCTCGCACGCTACCGATAG
- a CDS encoding type II secretion system F family protein: MPVFAYSARAASGEITTGEIDLPTRDEVVGFLVRQRLKPVSVNAKAKEINITFGTGIKTREVVIFTRQFATMINSGLPLVQSLTILAEQTENKNFQSIISAVLNDIQAGMTLADGMRKHPKVFTELYVNMVAAGEAGGILDIILLRLAQFLEKNDALVRKIKGAMTYPAVMLTVVILATTILLWKVVPVFATIFMEAGLDLPAPTRLVLALSSFLQNYIFFIVLGIVGFVFAIRRWYKTDTGQLAIDRFLLRMPVLGDMLRKSAVSRFTRTLGTLVSSGVSILEGLQITARTSGNRVIHDAVMASRASIASGATIAEPLKASGVFPPMVVQMINVGEQTGGLDDMLSKIADFYDDEVDAAVSALTSILEPIMIVVMGVVIGGMVVAMYMPMFDMIQTAQG; encoded by the coding sequence ATGCCCGTTTTTGCGTACAGCGCCCGCGCGGCCAGCGGCGAGATTACGACCGGCGAGATCGACCTGCCCACCCGCGACGAGGTGGTGGGCTTCCTGGTGCGGCAGCGGCTGAAGCCCGTCTCGGTGAACGCCAAGGCCAAGGAGATCAACATCACCTTCGGCACGGGGATCAAGACCCGTGAGGTGGTGATCTTCACGCGCCAGTTCGCCACCATGATCAACTCGGGGTTGCCGCTGGTGCAGAGCCTGACCATTCTGGCCGAGCAGACCGAGAACAAGAACTTCCAGTCCATCATCAGCGCGGTGCTCAACGACATCCAGGCCGGCATGACGCTGGCCGACGGCATGCGCAAGCACCCCAAGGTGTTCACCGAGCTGTACGTGAACATGGTGGCCGCCGGCGAGGCGGGCGGCATCCTGGACATCATCCTGCTGCGCCTGGCGCAGTTCCTGGAAAAGAACGACGCCCTGGTCCGCAAGATCAAGGGTGCCATGACCTACCCGGCCGTCATGCTGACGGTGGTGATCCTGGCCACCACCATCCTGTTGTGGAAGGTGGTGCCGGTGTTCGCCACCATCTTCATGGAGGCCGGGCTGGACCTGCCGGCGCCCACCCGCCTGGTGCTGGCGCTGAGCTCGTTCCTGCAGAACTACATCTTCTTCATCGTGCTGGGCATCGTGGGGTTCGTGTTCGCGATCCGGCGCTGGTACAAGACCGACACGGGGCAGCTGGCCATCGACCGCTTCCTGCTGCGCATGCCCGTGCTGGGCGACATGCTGCGCAAGTCGGCGGTGTCGCGCTTCACCCGCACGCTGGGCACGCTGGTGAGCTCGGGCGTGAGCATCCTGGAGGGGCTGCAGATCACCGCGCGCACGTCGGGCAACCGCGTGATCCACGACGCGGTGATGGCCTCGCGCGCCAGCATCGCCAGCGGCGCCACCATCGCCGAGCCGCTCAAGGCGTCGGGCGTGTTTCCGCCCATGGTGGTGCAGATGATCAACGTGGGCGAGCAGACGGGCGGCCTGGACGACATGCTTTCCAAGATCGCCGACTTCTACGACGACGAGGTGGACGCGGCGGTCAGCGCGCTCACCTCCATCCTGGAGCCCATCATGATCGTGGTGATGGGCGTGGTGATCGGCGGGATGGTGGTGGCCATGTACATGCCCATGTTCGACATGATCCAGACGGCGCAGGGGTAG
- a CDS encoding type IV pilus twitching motility protein PilT: MSIATEAPRAAAPEAARSLNLRALLEEMIERGASDLHVTAGERPKLRVDGHITDSGVDYILTPKDCLQLTYSILTENQKKRFETEDELDFSFGIQNLARFRGNVYRQRGCVALAIRQIPFKIQTFEELRLPPIIQKLAEKPRGLVLVTGPTGSGKSTTLAAMVDKINKERRGHILTIEDPIEFIHRHQGCMVNQREVGSDTQSFGRALKYALRQDPDVILVGELRDLETVQAALTIAETGHLCLATLHTNSAAETINRVIDVFPSHQQPQIRAQLAFVLEGVVTQQLLPKARGRGRSMACEIMVCTQAVRACIRDDKIHQIYSAMQAGKKHGMQTLNDALYQLYVQREVSLEECVKRTSDPTEFLRMVGEPVPN, encoded by the coding sequence ATGAGCATCGCCACCGAGGCCCCGCGCGCCGCCGCCCCCGAGGCCGCCCGCAGCCTGAACCTGCGCGCCCTGCTGGAAGAGATGATCGAGCGCGGCGCGTCGGACCTTCACGTGACGGCGGGGGAGCGCCCCAAGCTGCGGGTGGACGGGCACATCACCGACAGCGGGGTGGACTACATCCTCACCCCCAAGGACTGCCTTCAGCTGACGTACAGCATCCTTACCGAGAACCAGAAGAAGCGGTTCGAGACCGAGGACGAGCTGGACTTCAGCTTCGGCATCCAGAACCTGGCGCGCTTCCGCGGCAACGTGTACCGCCAGCGCGGGTGCGTGGCCCTGGCCATCCGCCAGATCCCCTTCAAGATCCAGACGTTCGAGGAGCTGCGGCTGCCTCCCATCATCCAGAAGCTGGCCGAGAAGCCGCGCGGGCTGGTGCTGGTGACGGGCCCCACCGGCTCGGGGAAGAGCACCACGCTGGCCGCCATGGTCGACAAGATCAACAAGGAGCGGCGCGGCCACATCCTGACCATCGAAGACCCCATCGAGTTCATCCACCGCCACCAGGGGTGCATGGTGAACCAGCGGGAGGTGGGCAGCGACACGCAGAGCTTCGGGCGGGCGCTGAAGTACGCGCTTCGGCAGGACCCCGACGTGATCCTGGTGGGCGAGCTTCGCGACCTGGAAACGGTGCAGGCCGCGCTGACCATCGCCGAAACGGGCCACCTGTGCCTGGCCACGCTGCACACCAACTCCGCGGCCGAGACCATCAACCGCGTGATCGACGTGTTCCCCTCGCACCAGCAGCCGCAGATCCGCGCGCAGCTGGCGTTCGTGCTGGAGGGCGTGGTCACCCAGCAGCTGCTGCCCAAGGCGCGCGGCCGGGGCCGGTCGATGGCGTGCGAGATCATGGTGTGCACGCAGGCCGTGCGCGCCTGCATCCGCGACGACAAGATCCACCAGATCTACTCGGCCATGCAGGCCGGCAAGAAGCACGGCATGCAGACGCTGAACGACGCCCTGTACCAGCTGTACGTGCAGCGCGAGGTGTCGCTGGAGGAGTGCGTGAAGCGCACGTCGGACCCCACCGAGTTCCTGCGCATGGTGGGCGAGCCGGTGCCGAACTGA
- the pilB gene encoding type IV-A pilus assembly ATPase PilB, with amino-acid sequence MAVSAPADRIGDQLIHEGLVTREQLSKALDDARNGGNRLGFSLVKLGFLSEQDLVRALARQHRIPAVDLERVKLDPRILKLVPPEIAVKHQVLPLRRVGRTLTVAMANPTDLGVLDDLKFVTRLDIEPVIAGDFSLRKIIEKEYEASDERINDLLKQIEQEEIEVVDDREEEMNVTALAAAVDEAPVVKLINGILTDAVQRGASDIHFECYEKDVRVRYRIDGVLHEIMRPPPKMKAALISRFKILSDLNIAERRVPQDGRIKLRLGKRVIDFRVSTLPTLFGEKIVLRILDKGNLTLDLEKFGMEERAEKNFMRAIMNPYGMVLVTGPTGSGKTTTLYSALSKINSPEVNIMTAEDPVEYNLHGINQVQVRTDIGMTFAAALKAFLRQDPNIIMVGEIRDLETGSIAIKAALTGHLVLSTLHTNDAPSTITRMIDMGIEPFNVASAVNLITAQRLLRRICGNCKESTTYPEEFLRGAGLTDQEIDEASFFKGAGCDTCGGTGYKGRAGLYEVMAMSPALRRMVLQGAATADLQKQAIEEGMLTLRMDGLLKMRKGVTTLEEVIKETAA; translated from the coding sequence ATGGCCGTAAGCGCTCCCGCGGACCGGATCGGCGACCAGCTGATCCACGAAGGCCTGGTTACCCGCGAACAGCTGAGCAAGGCGCTGGACGACGCCCGCAACGGCGGCAACCGCCTGGGCTTCAGCCTGGTCAAGCTCGGCTTTTTGAGCGAGCAGGACCTGGTTCGTGCCCTGGCGCGCCAGCACCGGATTCCCGCGGTAGACCTGGAGCGGGTGAAGCTGGACCCGCGCATCCTGAAGCTGGTGCCCCCCGAGATCGCGGTGAAGCACCAGGTGCTTCCCCTGCGCCGCGTGGGGCGCACGCTGACCGTGGCGATGGCCAACCCCACCGACCTGGGGGTGCTGGACGACCTGAAATTCGTCACCCGGCTGGACATCGAGCCGGTGATCGCGGGCGACTTCTCGCTGCGCAAGATCATCGAGAAGGAGTACGAGGCCTCCGACGAGCGCATCAACGACCTGCTCAAGCAGATCGAGCAGGAGGAGATCGAGGTCGTCGACGACCGCGAAGAGGAGATGAACGTCACCGCCCTGGCGGCGGCGGTGGACGAGGCGCCGGTGGTGAAGCTGATCAACGGCATCCTCACCGACGCGGTGCAGCGGGGGGCCTCGGACATCCACTTCGAGTGCTACGAGAAGGACGTGCGGGTGCGCTACCGCATCGACGGCGTGCTTCACGAGATCATGAGGCCGCCGCCCAAGATGAAGGCGGCGCTCATCTCGCGCTTCAAGATCCTCAGCGACCTGAACATCGCCGAGCGCCGCGTGCCGCAGGACGGGCGCATCAAGCTGCGGCTGGGCAAGCGGGTGATCGACTTTCGCGTGAGCACGCTGCCCACGCTGTTCGGCGAAAAGATCGTGCTGCGTATTCTCGACAAGGGCAACCTTACCCTGGACCTCGAGAAGTTCGGCATGGAGGAGCGCGCGGAAAAGAACTTCATGCGCGCCATCATGAACCCGTACGGCATGGTGCTGGTCACCGGCCCCACGGGTTCCGGAAAGACGACCACGCTGTACAGCGCGCTTTCCAAGATCAACTCTCCCGAGGTCAACATCATGACCGCGGAAGACCCGGTGGAGTACAACCTGCACGGCATCAACCAGGTGCAGGTGCGGACGGACATCGGGATGACGTTCGCCGCGGCGCTCAAGGCGTTCCTGCGGCAGGACCCCAACATCATCATGGTGGGCGAGATCCGCGACCTGGAAACCGGGTCCATCGCCATCAAGGCCGCGCTCACCGGCCACCTGGTGCTGAGCACGCTGCACACCAACGACGCCCCGTCGACCATCACCCGCATGATCGACATGGGTATCGAGCCCTTCAACGTGGCCAGCGCCGTGAACCTGATCACGGCGCAGCGCCTGCTGCGGCGCATCTGCGGCAACTGCAAGGAATCCACGACCTATCCCGAGGAGTTCCTGCGGGGTGCCGGGCTGACCGACCAGGAGATCGACGAGGCCAGCTTCTTCAAGGGCGCCGGGTGCGACACCTGCGGCGGCACCGGCTACAAGGGCCGCGCGGGCCTGTACGAGGTGATGGCCATGTCACCGGCCCTGCGCCGCATGGTGCTGCAGGGCGCCGCGACGGCCGACCTGCAGAAGCAGGCGATCGAGGAGGGGATGCTCACGCTGCGCATGGACGGGCTGCTGAAGATGAGGAAGGGCGTCACCACGCTGGAAGAGGTGATCAAGGAAACCGCGGCGTAA
- a CDS encoding helix-hairpin-helix domain-containing protein: MAATSQERLALGVAALLLAAGAVARVAASDGPVPLAGAVVTESAVASRLVGEVADSVARAERRRAPLGEGERLDPNTATADELDRLPGVGPALAGRIVAWRAERGRFRTLADLDSVPGVGPALLRQAAPHLSLRPAPAAASSRNVSTRSAGKTGGGRGGDGGGIVDVNTASAEELAALPGIGPSLAGRIVAWRDRNGRFRSPEALEEVPGIGPSTVSRLRPRIRASP; the protein is encoded by the coding sequence ATGGCGGCCACCTCGCAGGAGCGCCTGGCGCTGGGCGTGGCCGCGCTCCTGCTGGCCGCCGGCGCGGTGGCGCGCGTGGCCGCGTCGGACGGCCCGGTGCCGCTGGCGGGCGCGGTGGTGACGGAGAGCGCCGTGGCGTCGCGGCTGGTGGGCGAGGTGGCCGACTCTGTCGCCCGCGCCGAGCGCAGGCGTGCACCGCTCGGCGAGGGCGAGCGGCTGGACCCGAACACCGCGACCGCGGACGAGCTGGACCGGCTTCCCGGCGTGGGCCCCGCGCTGGCCGGGCGCATCGTCGCCTGGCGTGCGGAGCGGGGCCGCTTCCGCACGCTCGCCGACCTGGACTCGGTGCCCGGCGTGGGCCCGGCGCTGCTGCGGCAGGCCGCGCCCCACCTGTCGCTGCGGCCGGCGCCGGCCGCAGCTTCGTCGCGAAACGTCTCGACGCGGTCCGCGGGTAAGACGGGCGGAGGGCGGGGAGGTGACGGGGGCGGGATCGTGGACGTCAACACGGCGTCGGCGGAGGAGCTGGCGGCGCTTCCGGGGATCGGGCCCTCGCTGGCCGGGCGGATCGTCGCCTGGCGCGACAGGAACGGCCGATTCCGCTCGCCCGAGGCGCTGGAGGAGGTGCCGGGGATCGGCCCGTCCACCGTGTCGCGCCTGCGCCCGCGGATCCGCGCTTCCCCTTGA
- a CDS encoding M28 family peptidase encodes MIPTRGRARSAAAAFTLLLASCSRPAPPPPEFSEARAWTHLTAQVGFGPRYPGDKGSRRQLLWLVDELKFRADTVIQQQFTAPGEGGRPVKLTNVLARFRPELQDRILLVAHRDTRRRADGSPEPLDRRFPTPGANVNASGVAVLVEMAQLLKEQPAPVGVDILFADGDDFRDEADFAGTRHFLAQMPGYRPRYAVVVQGVGDKLAEFPRDSLSVATAAEATARMWDAAKAADADSVFVQRTAPPMRNAGRVLAAAGIPTVVVADREYGPDNARWHAIADKPEFLSRETLGLVGRVLATAVFGEQPAAGEN; translated from the coding sequence TTGATACCAACGCGCGGGCGCGCCCGTTCCGCGGCGGCGGCTTTCACGCTGCTGCTGGCCTCCTGCTCGCGGCCCGCCCCGCCCCCGCCGGAGTTCAGCGAGGCGCGGGCATGGACGCACCTGACTGCCCAGGTGGGCTTCGGGCCGCGGTACCCGGGCGACAAGGGGAGCCGGCGGCAGCTGCTGTGGCTGGTGGACGAGTTGAAGTTCCGCGCCGACACTGTCATCCAGCAGCAGTTCACCGCGCCGGGCGAGGGCGGACGGCCCGTAAAGCTGACCAACGTGCTGGCCCGCTTTCGTCCCGAGCTCCAGGACCGCATTCTCCTGGTGGCCCACCGCGACACCCGGCGCCGCGCCGACGGATCGCCCGAGCCGCTGGACCGCCGCTTTCCCACCCCCGGCGCCAACGTGAACGCGTCGGGGGTGGCGGTGCTGGTGGAGATGGCGCAGCTGCTGAAGGAGCAGCCCGCGCCCGTGGGCGTCGACATCCTGTTCGCCGACGGCGACGACTTCCGCGACGAGGCCGACTTCGCGGGCACCCGCCACTTCCTGGCGCAGATGCCCGGGTATCGCCCCCGCTACGCCGTGGTCGTGCAGGGCGTGGGCGACAAGCTGGCGGAGTTTCCGCGCGACTCGCTTTCCGTCGCCACGGCGGCCGAGGCGACGGCGCGGATGTGGGACGCGGCGAAGGCGGCGGACGCGGACAGCGTGTTCGTGCAGCGGACGGCCCCGCCCATGAGGAACGCGGGGCGGGTGCTGGCCGCGGCGGGGATCCCCACAGTGGTGGTCGCCGACCGCGAGTACGGGCCCGACAACGCGCGCTGGCACGCCATCGCCGACAAGCCGGAGTTCCTTTCGCGCGAAACGCTGGGGCTGGTGGGCCGGGTGCTGGCGACCGCGGTGTTCGGCGAGCAGCCGGCCGCCGGGGAGAACTGA
- a CDS encoding LptF/LptG family permease translates to MKILTRYLMRAHLGPFLFSFCALTGVILINTLAKRLADLAGKGLPMRVILEFFALALPATIALTFPMAVLVAVLYTFSTLVAENEITALKASGVDLRRLLAPLLVAAGVIAGAMVVFNDRVLPEANHRWSQLIVDIGRKTPTFLLQEQTLNRISPQTGGSVLYLRAGRIEPGTNRMWDVQIYDVTNATRMRTIFADSGRAMFSANGSDMIMQLYDGHTREVASDDPASFRRVYFQRQVFGIPGISNQLTRNDRPDGYRGDREMTVGMLQSQIDTLARQRRDAVKELRQTALADLEFAVTGKAADPGTALALDSYMPESTVASRTRRTADALANLRRQVEQVEESMRNYEVEIHKKYSIALASLVFVIVGAPLALRFGGGGIGMVIATSMVVFSLYYVGLIGGESLAGRGYVTPLFAMWVMNALMTVVGLIGLATMGRESSTARSGMWDGVLQVLRGLRLRWGASR, encoded by the coding sequence ATGAAGATCCTTACGCGGTACCTGATGCGGGCGCACCTGGGCCCGTTTCTTTTTTCGTTCTGCGCGCTCACCGGGGTGATCCTGATCAACACCCTGGCCAAGCGCCTTGCCGACCTGGCCGGCAAGGGGCTGCCCATGCGCGTGATCCTGGAGTTCTTTGCCCTGGCGCTTCCCGCCACCATCGCCCTCACCTTTCCCATGGCGGTGCTGGTGGCCGTGCTGTACACGTTTTCCACCCTGGTGGCGGAAAACGAGATCACGGCCCTCAAGGCCAGCGGGGTGGACCTCCGCCGCCTGCTGGCCCCCCTGCTGGTGGCCGCCGGGGTGATCGCCGGCGCCATGGTGGTGTTCAACGACCGGGTGCTCCCCGAGGCCAACCACCGCTGGAGCCAGCTGATCGTGGACATCGGCCGCAAGACGCCCACCTTTCTGCTGCAGGAGCAGACGCTCAACCGCATCTCGCCGCAGACCGGCGGCAGCGTGCTGTACCTGCGCGCGGGGCGCATCGAGCCGGGCACCAACCGCATGTGGGACGTGCAGATCTACGACGTCACCAACGCCACGCGCATGCGCACCATCTTCGCCGACTCGGGGCGGGCCATGTTCAGCGCCAACGGCTCCGACATGATCATGCAGCTGTACGACGGGCACACCCGCGAGGTGGCGTCCGACGACCCGGCCAGCTTCCGGCGGGTGTACTTCCAGCGGCAGGTGTTCGGCATCCCGGGGATCAGCAACCAGCTCACGCGCAACGACCGGCCCGACGGCTACCGGGGCGACCGCGAGATGACGGTGGGAATGCTGCAGTCGCAGATCGACACCCTCGCCCGCCAGCGCCGCGACGCGGTGAAGGAGCTGCGGCAGACCGCCCTGGCGGACCTGGAGTTCGCCGTCACCGGAAAGGCCGCGGACCCGGGCACGGCCCTGGCGCTGGACAGCTACATGCCCGAGAGCACCGTGGCGTCGCGCACCCGCCGCACCGCCGACGCGCTGGCCAACCTGCGCCGGCAGGTGGAGCAGGTGGAGGAAAGCATGCGCAACTACGAGGTGGAAATTCACAAGAAGTACTCCATTGCGCTCGCCTCGCTGGTGTTCGTGATCGTGGGCGCTCCGCTGGCGCTGCGCTTCGGCGGCGGCGGCATCGGAATGGTGATCGCCACCAGCATGGTGGTGTTCTCGCTGTACTACGTGGGGCTGATCGGCGGCGAGTCGCTGGCCGGGCGCGGCTACGTGACCCCGCTCTTCGCCATGTGGGTGATGAACGCGCTGATGACGGTGGTGGGGCTGATCGGGCTGGCCACCATGGGGCGCGAGTCGTCGACGGCACGCAGCGGCATGTGGGACGGCGTGCTGCAGGTGCTGCGCGGGCTGCGCCTGCGCTGGGGGGCAAGCCGATGA